The window ttattttttattgcattaataattataatagatCTAACTTAATGTGGTTAGTGCAAATCTAGTATAATTCTATAAAGAGAGTAGCATGTGTTACTGTACATTCCTACATAATTTGCATGAGTGTTTTGTTTGGGGAGTAGGGGAACTCTTAATTGTTCTTAGTGATTCAAGGCCTGTTGGACAATTCAAGGATCTTGGTGATTCAACTTTACCTCGAAAAAGCTGGTTGCTTTTATTACAGGTGTGCCAGCAAGGATACGTGTTCGTGATGAGGTTGTTACCATGGCTGAGGTTAATATCTTGTGTGTTCATAAGAAGCTCAGGTCAAAGAGGCTTGCACCTGTCATGATTAAGAAGGTGACTAGAAGGGTTCATCTGGAAAATATATGGCAGGCTGCTTACACTGCCGGTATTGTCATTCCAACACCTATAACAAGCTGTCATTATTGGCATAGGTCTCTTAATCCTAAGAAGTTGATTGATGTTGGATTTTCAAGGCTTGGCCCGAGAATGACTATGAGTCGTACTATTAAGCTCTATAAGTTACCCGATTCTACGGTTACACCAGATTTTAGGAAGATGGAACTGCGTGATGTTCCAGCAGTTACTCGACTTCTGAGGGGTTATTTAAAGCAGTTTGTTGTGGCACCCGACTTTGATGAAAAAGATGTTGAGCATTGGCTTCTACCTAAAGACAAAGTAGTTGATGGCTATGTTGTTGAAAGTCCTCTGACCCATGAGATCACGGATTTTGTCAGCTTTTACACTCTCCCTTCTACTATCCTTGGCAATGCAAATTATTCTACTCTGAAGGCTGCCTATTCTTACTACAATGTGGCTACAAAAACCCCATTGATTCAGCTCATGAATGATGCTCTCATTATAGCAAAGACCAAGGACTACGATGTTTTTAATGCCCTGGATGTCATGGAGAATGACACATTCCTGAAGGAGCTCAAATTTGGGCCCGGAGATGGAAAGCTTCATTATTATCTCTTCCTAATTGATACTCTATTGGATTCTGTTTTCCAAATTTTGCTCTCTTATAGAAATTGCGTCGACTTGTTAACTCCTACAGTTAATAGGTATCAGCTATGCATTCATTTGCTTAAGCTAGATTTGCACTTTGGTTGCTGATGAGTGACAGAGTTTTCTCTTGTTTGATTGTCAGAGTTTTCTATAAAGAGAGTAGCATGTGTTACTGTACATTCTATAAAAATTTTGCACTATGTTTATCATAATTCCAACgggtatatttttaaaaaaaatggtatttgatgaaaataaaaaaagtaaatggtatatggtgaattattaatttaccacaaacggcacactaacggcagttgtcattaatggtattctgtgctattGGAcataaactcaatggtatatcgtgaattagaaaatttcgtgtggtatatggtgaatttcgaagaaactcagtggtggtatatcatgaaatatccgaaaATATTAATATCTCATGTCAAAAATTTATGTAGATGAAATTATAATTGCAtttagaaatatatattttatttcaaattatagattataattataaatttataataaaaaattt of the Amaranthus tricolor cultivar Red isolate AtriRed21 chromosome 6, ASM2621246v1, whole genome shotgun sequence genome contains:
- the LOC130815760 gene encoding glycylpeptide N-tetradecanoyltransferase 1-like, with protein sequence SKKLVAFITGVPARIRVRDEVVTMAEVNILCVHKKLRSKRLAPVMIKKVTRRVHLENIWQAAYTAGIVIPTPITSCHYWHRSLNPKKLIDVGFSRLGPRMTMSRTIKLYKLPDSTVTPDFRKMELRDVPAVTRLLRGYLKQFVVAPDFDEKDVEHWLLPKDKVVDGYVVESPLTHEITDFVSFYTLPSTILGNANYSTLKAAYSYYNVATKTPLIQLMNDALIIAKTKDYDVFNALDVMENDTFLKELKFGPGDGKLHYYLFLIDTLLDSVFQILLSYRNCVDLLTPTVNRYQLCIHLLKLDLHFGC